The stretch of DNA AAAGAATGGAACCTCAGAGTTTCCTCACAGACCAACAGCGGTCTGACTCAACAAATCAACAACGAGATCGATGACCAGTTGAGTGAATCAGTCCAGCTCACGGACGAATGGCTGAAACAATACGAGGAAGATTTCAAACATTATGCTCCTGTGCAACGCGTCCTGCCACAGCCTAAAATCACGACGATCGAACCCAACGCCATGCAGCAGGAAGCGCTGATGAATCTGGCTCAGCTGCGAAAAGCCGGAGAAAGTCAAGCCATCATCGTTTCGGCCACGGGAACCGGCAAAACATATCTTTCGGCATTTGATGTACGACAATGCAGACCAAAGCGAATGCTTTACGTCGCCCAGCAGCAACAGATACTCAAGAAATCCATGGAGTCCTACCAAAAAGTGCTCGGCTGCGAAGATGAAGATCTAGGCCTGCTTTCCGGAACAAGCAAGCAGGGCAATCGCAAATATGTTTTCGCGACAGTGCAAACGCTGGTCAACAATCTGGATTCCTACGAGCCAAATTCCTTTGACTATATTCTTATCGACGAGGCGCATCATTCCGCAGCAGATTCCTACAGGAAAGTGCTAAATCACTTCACGCCGGATTTTCTCCTCGGCATGACGGCGACGCCAGAACGGACCGACGACGCCGACATCTTTGGCCTGTTCGGCAACAACATTGCCTATAACATTCGTCTCCAACGAGCGTTGGAAGAGAACATGCTGTGCCCGTTCCATTATTACGGCGTCCATGAGTATATCGAGGACAAGCCTGATCCAAATACGATAGGCGAACTCAATAGAAGCATTGACGTGGCACAAACCGGAGAGCGCACGGCACTCAACGGATGGATACAGAAATTGGTATCGCCTCAGCGCGTCCACTACATCATCGACAGATTGCAAACTTATGAAGATCCAGGAACTCCGGTAAAAGGCTTGGTCTTTTGTAGCTTGCAAAAAGAGGCGAAAGAACTCTCGGCCTTGTTCAATGCTCAATGGAATCAGCAAGCCGAACGCAAATACCACACGACAGCTGTCACCGGGGATAATGCAGTCGACCGAGACGAAGCTATCAGACAGCTTGAAAAAGGAGAACTCGACTACATCTTCACCGTCGATCTCTTCAATGAAGGCGTCGACATTCCCTCGCTGAACCAGATCGTCATGCTGCGTCAGACCAAATCCAGCATTATTTTCACCCAACAGCTTGGCCGCGGCCTGCGTAAATACCCCGGTAAAGAATCCGTCACCATCATCGATTTCATCGGCAACTACGCGAACAACTATCTCATCCCTATTGCCCTCTATGGCAATACTGGCGATCGGGACATCGAACGTAAAAATCTGCAGCGAAAATCGATCGGTCTTTCTTCGGTAAGCTTCGATCCCATTGCCGAGAAAAGGGTGTTGGCATCGATCGATAAGGCGGATCTCTCCGAAATGCGGTTACTTTCCAGCCAATACCGGCAGCTACGAAACCAGCTGAACCGCATTCCCATGCTCACCGATTTTGCCAAAACGGATCCGTCATTAATCTGTACATTGGCGGACAAGAAGGATAGCTATCTGCAATTCGTCCGTTCCCGCGAGCAGAGCCTTTCCCGTGGCAAGAACACGCAGACATCATATCTCGAGTTGCTGCAACCCACCGACGCGCGGGAAGACGGGGTTCTTAAAATGCTGACCTCAACATTACTGCGCGGATTGAGACCACATGAATTAATGGTTCTGGCAGACCTTTGCGATATCACGTTGCCGGACACATCCAACACCTCGGTTGAGCATCATATCGCTCGTTACCTTGGGCCAGATTCCAATCACGAGCTCTCAGCCGAAAATCTGAGAGCAACGCTATCGGCTCAATTCCCCCAGGCGGACAACAGCCCGGAGCAGATCGCACAAGCATTCCACGTGCTTGATCTGACGTATTTCACTACGAAAAACAAAGAACGTTTCGGCAATGTGCCACTGATACGTCAGACCGAAAACGGTACATTCATCATCGAGGATTGGCTGCTGCAATCGCTACGCTCAAATTCAACGTTCGCCCAGTTCTTCGCCGATACCATACAAGCAGGCCTGTTTAACTGCCAGGAACGATACAAGCAAATCTCAAATACGTCACTCGAACGCACACGCGGATTCATCTATGGAGAGAAATACAGTATCTTCGACGTCATGAGGCTGTGCGGATGGAAGAACGAGCAGGTACCGCAAAACGTGGGCGGCTACAAGCTTGACCGTGAGACGGATTCATTGCCCATTTTCATCAAGTACGAAGCAAGCCAGTATGGTGACCGATTCCTCAACACCAGCGAAATCGAGTGGTTCAGCAAGAATCAGAGAACGTTGAACTCAAATGAATTTGTCTGGCTCATGACCAATGCCAAAGGACCGGAATGGCAACGTTCTCACTTCGTCCCGATCTTCATTCGTCGTAAACAAGAGGAGAAGGAAAAGACCTATTATTACGTGGGCCATGTCGCCGCCGTCACCGGCATTCATCCGGACCACAACCTTGCCGACGACGGAAGAGAGCTGAATGTCGTCATTTCTACGCTTCGTCTCGACAAGCCCGTTGACCCGGAACTGTTCAGACACCTGACCGGCAAATCCGCCCTATAATGTCAAACCATTCGTTGTATCGAGTTGCACATGCAAATACCTTGGCTCACATCGCCCGCATACGATCAGCACGCTCGGTGAGCCAAACCTTGATGACGGCTTGGCGACTGATGCCGACGCGCGCAGCCTCGCCATCAAGGACGCCAATTAGCCATTCCGGCATCTGAAGGCTCAGAGAACGTTGCTCTTCCTTATCTTTATTGGGCTTACGCAATGTACTCATATCGGCATAATCAAGTATGCTCTCGTCACCATTGTCAAAAATGCGGTCGAGTTCAGCTGCTTTTCTCATTTTCATATATCCGTTCCTCCTTGGGATGCGAACGTCTAACACTGATAATTCTTGTACGATCTTTGCGATAAGTGATGATGGCGGTCCAATGCTTGCCGCGCATCATGCCGACAATCGCCCAACGTGGCTCATCGGTATAAGCAAGACGCACTTCGATGAAATCCGGATCGTCCCATAGCACTTGTGCCTGTTCAAAATCAACGCCATGCTTGACAAGATTTCGTGAGCTTTTATCCGGGTCATATTCAAAATCCACTCGTCATCACCTCCTTTATCTTTCTTTTATTTTAATATTGTTATTATATCAAAGTGATCCCATATATAATATTTATTTGCTATAGAATAAACTGACTTCTTCACTGAGGTCGAATCAGTAGCTTTCGCATTTATGCCGATACCAATGCAAATCCCATAAAACCAACATCGACTAGCACTATCACTTCATATAGCACCCTACATTG from Bifidobacterium sp. ESL0800 encodes:
- a CDS encoding BrnT family toxin, whose product is MDFEYDPDKSSRNLVKHGVDFEQAQVLWDDPDFIEVRLAYTDEPRWAIVGMMRGKHWTAIITYRKDRTRIISVRRSHPKEERIYENEKSS
- a CDS encoding DUF3427 domain-containing protein, which codes for MTYETAPSNDSLVEAITSGFIHQNPNADNTLTPTLIANRNGLTMEESIESELDQCHDFDMSVAFLNNEELKSLKQYFLNFGKETSERSGRIITSTYNYFNKPEAFKTLLQIQNCTNIKIYIWQADSENHGSTSIPSYRYHPKGYVFRHRTEGGKELDSTYIGSSNLTSSALKLNKEWNLRVSSQTNSGLTQQINNEIDDQLSESVQLTDEWLKQYEEDFKHYAPVQRVLPQPKITTIEPNAMQQEALMNLAQLRKAGESQAIIVSATGTGKTYLSAFDVRQCRPKRMLYVAQQQQILKKSMESYQKVLGCEDEDLGLLSGTSKQGNRKYVFATVQTLVNNLDSYEPNSFDYILIDEAHHSAADSYRKVLNHFTPDFLLGMTATPERTDDADIFGLFGNNIAYNIRLQRALEENMLCPFHYYGVHEYIEDKPDPNTIGELNRSIDVAQTGERTALNGWIQKLVSPQRVHYIIDRLQTYEDPGTPVKGLVFCSLQKEAKELSALFNAQWNQQAERKYHTTAVTGDNAVDRDEAIRQLEKGELDYIFTVDLFNEGVDIPSLNQIVMLRQTKSSIIFTQQLGRGLRKYPGKESVTIIDFIGNYANNYLIPIALYGNTGDRDIERKNLQRKSIGLSSVSFDPIAEKRVLASIDKADLSEMRLLSSQYRQLRNQLNRIPMLTDFAKTDPSLICTLADKKDSYLQFVRSREQSLSRGKNTQTSYLELLQPTDAREDGVLKMLTSTLLRGLRPHELMVLADLCDITLPDTSNTSVEHHIARYLGPDSNHELSAENLRATLSAQFPQADNSPEQIAQAFHVLDLTYFTTKNKERFGNVPLIRQTENGTFIIEDWLLQSLRSNSTFAQFFADTIQAGLFNCQERYKQISNTSLERTRGFIYGEKYSIFDVMRLCGWKNEQVPQNVGGYKLDRETDSLPIFIKYEASQYGDRFLNTSEIEWFSKNQRTLNSNEFVWLMTNAKGPEWQRSHFVPIFIRRKQEEKEKTYYYVGHVAAVTGIHPDHNLADDGRELNVVISTLRLDKPVDPELFRHLTGKSAL
- a CDS encoding antitoxin is translated as MKMRKAAELDRIFDNGDESILDYADMSTLRKPNKDKEEQRSLSLQMPEWLIGVLDGEAARVGISRQAVIKVWLTERADRMRAM